The following are from one region of the Halobellus limi genome:
- a CDS encoding DUF5058 family protein, producing the protein MPAYMDIANSRWLWLSTVPVVLVVLLQATIFLRRAWNDGKEMGLSEQKLKTGFKTGIISAIGPSIAVLAGMLALIATVGGPVAWMRLTVIGSVAFELPAAELGVSQFGYSLGDEGITETAYATAVWAMTLGGTGWLLVSAFGTRHMETVRTKISNGNETLIPIISAAAMLGAFAYFLSGEITAGTPETGSVAVGGLAMLGLLHLADSRDVQWLREWALGAAMLVGLLAGVALRVTVGSWW; encoded by the coding sequence GTGCCAGCCTACATGGACATCGCCAATAGCCGGTGGCTGTGGCTCTCGACGGTCCCGGTCGTCCTGGTCGTACTGCTGCAAGCGACGATCTTCCTCCGGCGCGCGTGGAACGACGGAAAGGAGATGGGACTCTCAGAGCAGAAACTGAAGACGGGGTTCAAGACCGGGATCATCTCGGCCATCGGCCCGTCGATCGCGGTGTTGGCGGGGATGTTGGCGTTGATCGCCACGGTCGGCGGTCCGGTGGCCTGGATGCGTCTGACGGTGATCGGGTCGGTGGCCTTCGAGCTACCGGCCGCGGAACTGGGCGTCAGCCAGTTCGGATACAGCCTGGGTGACGAGGGAATCACCGAAACGGCGTACGCGACGGCGGTCTGGGCGATGACCCTCGGTGGGACCGGCTGGCTGCTCGTCTCGGCGTTCGGCACGCGACACATGGAGACGGTCAGAACGAAGATCAGCAACGGCAACGAGACGCTCATCCCGATCATCAGCGCCGCGGCGATGCTCGGGGCCTTCGCGTACTTTCTGAGCGGGGAGATCACCGCCGGGACGCCGGAGACCGGTTCGGTCGCAGTCGGCGGACTCGCGATGCTCGGACTGCTGCACCTCGCCGACAGCCGGGACGTGCAGTGGCTCCGGGAGTGGGCGCTCGGTGCGGCGATGTTGGTCGGCCTCCTGGCCGGTGTCGCGCTGCGGGTGACCGTGGGGAGTTGGTGGTAA
- a CDS encoding molybdopterin-dependent oxidoreductase codes for MSTNDTDDRAGVSRRDFVKAAGSIGLVAAASNAAVEMDVDDLWTDDERHYVGTDYGEYGASDVIHTTCGQCNTFCPIKVRLAEGSGTGEYSSLVRKLAGNPYSFLNTQPFSQVPYESDPEDVAMGDVEGSGDVDGDRWSLSGGRICLKGQAGIQTAFDSYRVRKPMKRVGPRGSGEWKTVSWDRVIRDIVEGDDELGHPGLKDIWGYASQEAVMSDWEAVQNGEMSKADFDEKYADDLVDTDHPDLGPKANQIVDVGGFRRNFIRNRLWHQGLGSINSVHHAGTCGVSSVMGNVRSHDAPKKRQYPDIENCEYLLVWGTNPMVANKGPTWLAPKLTNAIEDGMRMDVVDPRLSKTAEKADTWVPVEPGADGALALGMARWIIEHDRHDLTYLQNPSRSAASDDDEPTWSDATHLVLVDEPSGSKARAGDLGLVSEDADTADDFVAVDATTGEPRPASEVDTAVLDVDVTVDGRAVRSVWSQYRERVFEHTVEEYAEMAGVSAERIAELADEFTSHGKRAAIMAYRGPAKHTNGFYNTRAIATLQHLIGNYDWKGGQITPHAGYSTMSGRYELGSVPDSHSPWGIPLLRGGVNYEDTSLFDRDDGYPAKRPWFPVAPPQATQELYGSAAEEYPYGVEALFIRPYSNNHVMAVAGGDEIPAILEDTDAIPLIVASDTVIGDTSQYADYILPEPTYLERWENFGTYPNKRLADEKISQPAVSVVPDARPFEDVLIELWSELDLPGVGEDAIPDAEGNLWPLERAEDFYLKLAANIAYDRDPVADASEDELRVFRESHENGLGEQFDLDRWRAAVTDEEWPKVVTVLNRGGRFEEPTDDYDEAFAEHGHDYDYAERADDSNAYDGDHMRYKLESRVDFYSEVVPKGKHSYTGERFDPLPRVDDVEHYDGTVQAAVDGDDEPERPLRLINWKPRTQGMHRTQNSPWLRETRPENPVWINPRDAEERGIENGDDIVVDAGRETVDAVAMVTGGIRPGVVGAMWGWGRTGDGATAETIDGETRPAVEADGHSSYQFDEPMAEEASYAKGRDAGFAINHVQPLDEELGDTGLSDLVGGSNAQYDAFVDVERR; via the coding sequence ATGAGCACGAACGACACCGACGACCGCGCCGGGGTTTCGCGGCGCGACTTCGTCAAGGCGGCCGGGAGCATCGGACTCGTCGCGGCGGCCAGCAACGCCGCCGTCGAGATGGACGTCGACGACCTGTGGACCGACGACGAACGCCACTACGTCGGGACCGACTACGGGGAGTACGGGGCCAGCGACGTGATCCACACCACCTGCGGGCAGTGCAACACCTTCTGTCCGATCAAGGTGCGGCTCGCCGAGGGGAGCGGCACCGGTGAGTACAGTTCGCTCGTCCGAAAGCTCGCGGGGAACCCCTACTCGTTCCTCAACACGCAGCCGTTCTCGCAGGTCCCCTACGAGAGCGACCCCGAGGACGTGGCGATGGGAGACGTCGAGGGGAGCGGCGACGTCGACGGCGACCGCTGGTCGCTCTCCGGGGGCCGGATCTGTCTGAAAGGTCAGGCGGGCATCCAGACGGCCTTCGACAGCTACCGGGTCCGCAAGCCGATGAAACGGGTCGGCCCGCGCGGCTCCGGCGAGTGGAAGACCGTCTCGTGGGACCGAGTGATTCGAGATATCGTCGAGGGCGACGACGAACTCGGCCACCCCGGGCTGAAAGACATCTGGGGGTACGCCTCCCAGGAGGCGGTGATGAGCGACTGGGAGGCCGTTCAGAACGGCGAGATGTCGAAGGCTGACTTCGACGAGAAGTACGCCGACGACCTCGTCGACACCGACCACCCCGACCTGGGACCGAAGGCCAACCAGATCGTCGACGTCGGCGGGTTCCGCCGCAACTTCATCCGGAACCGGCTCTGGCACCAGGGGCTGGGATCGATAAACAGCGTCCACCACGCGGGGACCTGCGGCGTCTCGAGCGTGATGGGCAACGTCCGCTCTCACGACGCCCCGAAGAAGCGGCAGTACCCCGACATCGAGAACTGCGAGTACCTCCTCGTGTGGGGGACCAACCCGATGGTCGCCAACAAGGGACCGACGTGGCTCGCGCCGAAGCTGACGAACGCCATCGAAGACGGGATGCGGATGGACGTCGTCGACCCGCGCCTGTCGAAGACCGCCGAGAAGGCCGACACGTGGGTGCCCGTCGAACCCGGCGCCGACGGGGCGCTCGCGCTCGGAATGGCGCGGTGGATCATCGAGCACGACCGCCACGACCTGACGTACCTCCAGAACCCCTCGCGGTCGGCCGCGAGCGACGACGACGAGCCGACGTGGAGCGACGCCACGCACCTCGTCCTCGTCGACGAGCCGTCCGGGTCGAAGGCGCGCGCCGGCGACCTCGGGCTCGTCTCGGAGGACGCCGACACCGCCGACGACTTCGTCGCCGTCGACGCCACGACGGGCGAGCCGCGCCCCGCGAGCGAGGTCGACACGGCCGTCCTCGACGTCGACGTGACCGTCGACGGGAGGGCGGTTCGAAGCGTCTGGAGCCAGTACCGCGAGCGCGTCTTCGAGCACACCGTCGAGGAGTACGCAGAGATGGCCGGCGTCTCGGCCGAACGGATCGCAGAACTCGCCGACGAGTTCACGAGCCACGGCAAGCGCGCGGCGATCATGGCCTACCGCGGCCCGGCGAAGCACACGAACGGCTTCTACAACACGCGGGCGATCGCCACCCTCCAGCACCTCATCGGCAACTACGACTGGAAGGGCGGGCAGATCACGCCCCACGCGGGCTACAGCACGATGTCGGGCCGGTACGAACTCGGTTCGGTGCCCGACAGCCACTCGCCGTGGGGGATTCCGCTGCTGCGCGGCGGGGTCAACTACGAGGACACCTCGCTGTTCGATCGCGACGACGGGTACCCGGCGAAACGGCCGTGGTTCCCCGTCGCGCCGCCGCAGGCCACCCAGGAACTCTACGGCAGCGCCGCAGAGGAGTACCCCTACGGCGTCGAGGCGCTCTTCATTCGGCCCTACTCGAACAACCACGTGATGGCGGTCGCCGGCGGCGACGAGATCCCGGCGATCCTCGAAGACACCGACGCGATCCCGCTGATCGTCGCCTCGGACACCGTCATCGGAGACACGAGCCAGTACGCCGACTACATCCTGCCCGAGCCGACCTACCTCGAACGCTGGGAGAACTTCGGCACCTACCCGAACAAGCGGCTGGCCGACGAGAAGATCAGCCAGCCGGCGGTCTCGGTCGTCCCCGACGCGCGTCCGTTCGAGGACGTGCTGATCGAGCTGTGGTCGGAGCTCGATCTCCCCGGCGTCGGCGAGGACGCGATCCCGGACGCCGAGGGGAACCTGTGGCCGCTCGAACGGGCCGAGGACTTCTACCTGAAACTCGCGGCCAACATCGCCTACGACCGCGACCCGGTCGCGGACGCCAGCGAGGACGAACTGCGGGTGTTCCGCGAGAGCCACGAGAACGGCCTCGGCGAGCAGTTCGACCTCGACCGCTGGCGGGCGGCCGTCACCGACGAGGAGTGGCCGAAGGTCGTCACGGTGCTGAACCGGGGCGGTCGCTTCGAGGAGCCGACCGACGACTACGACGAGGCGTTCGCCGAGCACGGCCACGACTACGACTACGCCGAGCGCGCGGACGACTCGAACGCCTACGACGGCGACCATATGCGATACAAACTCGAATCGCGCGTCGACTTCTACAGCGAGGTCGTCCCGAAGGGGAAACACTCCTACACCGGCGAGCGGTTCGATCCGCTCCCGCGGGTCGACGACGTCGAGCACTACGACGGCACCGTGCAGGCCGCGGTGGACGGTGACGACGAGCCGGAGCGCCCGTTGCGGCTGATCAACTGGAAGCCGCGGACGCAGGGGATGCACCGCACCCAGAACAGCCCGTGGCTCCGCGAGACCCGCCCCGAGAACCCCGTGTGGATCAACCCGCGGGACGCCGAGGAACGCGGTATCGAGAACGGCGACGACATCGTCGTCGACGCCGGCCGCGAGACCGTCGACGCCGTCGCGATGGTCACCGGCGGGATCCGTCCCGGCGTCGTCGGCGCGATGTGGGGCTGGGGGCGGACCGGCGACGGCGCGACGGCCGAGACGATCGACGGCGAGACGCGCCCGGCCGTCGAGGCCGACGGCCACAGCTCCTACCAGTTCGACGAGCCGATGGCCGAGGAGGCCAGCTACGCGAAGGGTCGGGACGCCGGCTTCGCCATCAACCACGTCCAGCCGCTGGACGAGGAACTCGGCGACACCGGCCTCTCGGATCTCGTCGGCGGGAGCAACGCGCAGTACGACGCCTTCGTCGACGTGGAGCGGCGGTGA
- a CDS encoding Mrp/NBP35 family ATP-binding protein produces MTSPDISDSDLRDRLRTVEDPALGTDIVSAGLLADVAVEDGTASIELALGAPHAPDESDIADRVRAVAEDAGLEAELSATVPLFDAAESSVLPGVRNVIAVASGKGGVGKSTVAVNLAAGLADRGADVGLFDADVYGPNVPRMLGADEDPDVTTVDGEDRIEPPTAHGIELMSVGLLIDEDDPVVWRGPVAQNTLTDLFTDVSWGSLDYLVVDLPPGTGDVQLTVLQHLPVTGTVVVTTPQSVAVDDTRRGVQMFGEYRTNVLGVVENMSGFVCPSCGDRHEVFGEDGGRSLADAVDVPYLGSLPLDPAVRQGADDGRPIVRRDAGEAAAAFRDLAATVANKVGVLRRHHRQQTAEAGD; encoded by the coding sequence ATGACCTCACCAGACATCTCCGACTCCGACCTCCGTGATCGCCTCCGGACCGTCGAGGACCCGGCGCTCGGCACCGATATCGTCAGCGCCGGACTGCTCGCCGACGTCGCCGTCGAAGACGGGACGGCCTCTATCGAGCTTGCGCTCGGTGCGCCGCACGCGCCCGACGAGTCCGACATCGCCGACCGCGTCCGCGCGGTCGCCGAGGATGCGGGACTCGAAGCCGAACTCTCGGCCACCGTTCCCCTGTTCGACGCCGCCGAATCGTCGGTCCTGCCCGGCGTTCGAAACGTGATCGCCGTCGCGAGCGGCAAGGGCGGCGTCGGAAAGAGCACCGTCGCCGTCAACCTCGCGGCCGGGTTGGCCGACCGCGGCGCGGACGTGGGACTGTTCGACGCCGACGTGTACGGACCGAACGTCCCCCGGATGCTCGGCGCCGACGAGGACCCCGACGTGACGACCGTCGACGGCGAGGATCGGATCGAACCGCCGACCGCCCACGGGATCGAACTGATGAGCGTCGGGCTGCTGATCGACGAGGACGATCCGGTCGTCTGGCGCGGGCCGGTCGCACAGAACACGCTCACCGACCTCTTTACCGACGTCTCGTGGGGGTCGCTGGACTACCTCGTCGTTGACCTCCCGCCGGGCACCGGCGACGTTCAGCTGACCGTGCTCCAGCACCTCCCCGTCACCGGCACGGTCGTCGTCACGACGCCGCAGTCCGTCGCCGTCGACGACACCCGTCGCGGCGTCCAGATGTTCGGCGAGTACCGGACCAACGTGCTGGGCGTCGTCGAGAACATGAGCGGATTCGTCTGCCCCAGCTGCGGAGACCGCCACGAGGTCTTCGGCGAAGACGGCGGCCGGTCGCTCGCCGACGCGGTCGACGTCCCCTACCTCGGATCGCTCCCGCTGGATCCGGCCGTCCGTCAGGGAGCCGACGACGGCAGGCCGATCGTTCGTCGGGACGCGGGCGAGGCCGCGGCGGCGTTTCGGGACCTGGCGGCCACGGTCGCGAACAAGGTCGGCGTCTTGCGACGCCACCACCGGCAGCAGACTGCTGAGGCCGGCGACTGA
- a CDS encoding trimeric intracellular cation channel family protein, producing MNTIGLVAFALVGSAKAIREQFDLFGVAVVGLATAFVGGTTRDILVNRVPLALSSLGEISLGLLGVLLAVGLNVVIDSPEEHPVTMLADAVGLGAFATAGAIVATETGVPSFGVIAIATINAAGGGAFADLLLDRSPFILVTDFYASCAVLGGGTYWVVTTVLATDGVAAALCAAVTVVTRLIAVNRGWKLPTAQSISVLLLGPDDE from the coding sequence ATGAACACGATCGGACTGGTCGCGTTCGCGCTCGTCGGATCGGCGAAGGCGATACGCGAACAGTTCGACCTGTTCGGGGTCGCCGTCGTCGGTCTCGCGACCGCGTTCGTCGGTGGAACGACCCGCGACATCCTCGTCAATCGGGTTCCGCTGGCGTTGAGCTCGCTCGGAGAGATCAGCCTCGGACTGCTCGGCGTGCTTCTCGCGGTCGGGTTGAACGTCGTCATCGATTCGCCCGAGGAGCACCCGGTCACGATGCTCGCCGACGCCGTCGGACTCGGTGCCTTCGCGACGGCCGGCGCGATCGTGGCGACGGAGACGGGGGTTCCGAGCTTCGGCGTGATCGCGATCGCGACCATCAACGCGGCCGGCGGGGGGGCGTTCGCCGACCTCCTGTTGGACCGCTCGCCGTTCATTCTCGTGACGGACTTCTACGCCAGCTGTGCGGTACTGGGCGGTGGCACGTACTGGGTCGTCACGACCGTCCTCGCCACGGACGGTGTCGCCGCTGCGCTGTGTGCCGCCGTCACTGTCGTGACCCGGCTGATCGCGGTCAATCGCGGGTGGAAGCTGCCCACCGCCCAGTCGATCAGCGTACTGCTTCTCGGTCCCGACGACGAGTAG
- the gcvT gene encoding glycine cleavage system aminomethyltransferase GcvT produces MSSNRTPLYESHRRAGADFTDFGGWEMPVSFDSIRAEHRAVRQGVGLFDVSHMGQLAVDGPDAETLLHRLTPSDVRGVDPGEAQYSCFLRSDGAMLDDIVVYDHPTESEYLVVPNAGHDEEMYDRLREHADRWDLDVAVENRTAELGMVAIQGPDAVERVDEAADERISELDPFTLTETSIGDVECLVARTGYTGEDGVEVVFPGADAAEIDRLFDDVQRCGLGARDTLRLEAGLLLSGQDFDPEDEPHDPFEAGIGFAVDLDSGDFVGRSALEAVREAGVDERIVGLRLEERAIARHGYEIRSDDGPIGRVTSGTMSPTLGIPIALGYVDAEFAASGTELSVSVRDRSVDATVVDTPFLESCGE; encoded by the coding sequence GTGTCATCCAACCGAACACCGCTGTACGAATCTCACCGCCGGGCGGGTGCGGACTTCACCGACTTCGGCGGGTGGGAGATGCCGGTCTCGTTCGACTCGATCCGGGCGGAGCACCGAGCCGTCCGGCAGGGTGTCGGGCTGTTCGACGTGAGCCACATGGGACAGCTGGCCGTCGACGGACCCGACGCGGAGACGTTGTTGCATCGACTGACCCCGAGCGACGTCCGAGGGGTCGACCCGGGCGAGGCGCAGTACTCGTGTTTCCTCCGCTCCGACGGGGCTATGCTCGACGACATCGTCGTGTACGATCACCCGACCGAGAGCGAGTACCTCGTCGTTCCGAACGCCGGGCACGACGAGGAGATGTACGACCGGCTGCGCGAGCACGCCGACCGCTGGGACCTCGACGTCGCCGTCGAGAACCGGACCGCAGAGCTCGGGATGGTCGCGATACAGGGGCCGGACGCGGTCGAGCGGGTCGACGAAGCGGCGGACGAACGGATCTCCGAGCTGGACCCCTTCACCCTGACGGAAACGTCGATCGGGGACGTCGAGTGTCTCGTCGCTCGCACGGGGTACACTGGCGAGGACGGCGTCGAGGTCGTCTTCCCCGGCGCGGACGCGGCGGAGATCGACCGCCTGTTCGACGACGTGCAGCGCTGCGGGCTCGGAGCGAGAGACACCCTCCGACTGGAGGCGGGCCTGCTGCTCTCCGGGCAGGACTTCGACCCCGAGGACGAACCGCACGACCCCTTCGAGGCCGGCATCGGGTTCGCCGTCGACCTCGACAGCGGCGACTTCGTCGGCCGGTCGGCTCTGGAAGCCGTCCGCGAGGCGGGCGTCGACGAGCGGATCGTCGGACTGCGCCTCGAGGAGCGGGCGATCGCCCGCCACGGTTACGAGATCCGTTCCGACGACGGTCCCATCGGCCGAGTGACCAGCGGGACGATGAGTCCCACGCTCGGAATCCCGATCGCGCTCGGGTACGTCGACGCCGAGTTCGCCGCCAGCGGCACCGAGCTTTCCGTGTCGGTCCGCGACCGGTCCGTCGATGCCACCGTCGTCGACACGCCGTTCCTCGAATCGTGCGGCGAGTGA
- a CDS encoding amidohydrolase, which yields MTTNPHLPTKQELIDLRREFHRFPEPGWREFWTTARIVEELERIGVDEIHLGGDALDTDERLGVPDERELGEWFDRAASRTDRTDVLEQLEGGRTGVVAVVDRGEGPTVGLRVDIDALPITESSDEGHRPAAEGFRSENEGFMHACGHDSHITFGLGTLRTVVASDFSGTFKVFFQPSEELLGGGKPMAAGPHVDDVDHLIGAHVGLDYPTGTVVAGLDEALAFARFDVTVRGESAHAGLAPNEGRNAVQALVTATSNVYGIPRHRDGATRVNVGELDSENAANVIADEATATVEVRGESNELMEYMRDSVRRHVDSAAEAHGCEAEISLIGESIREDSDEELVDLVAGIAGDTDGVSTVHRRRSIGASEDATYLMRAVKDNGGTASYVGIGGGNPSGHHTPTFDVDEDCLPIGVSVLSEAVLDLLGDPV from the coding sequence ATGACGACGAACCCACACCTGCCGACGAAACAGGAACTGATCGACCTCCGGCGCGAATTCCACCGGTTCCCGGAGCCGGGCTGGCGCGAGTTCTGGACGACGGCCCGGATCGTCGAGGAGCTCGAACGCATCGGCGTCGACGAGATCCACCTCGGGGGCGACGCCCTCGATACCGACGAGCGACTGGGAGTCCCGGACGAACGGGAGTTAGGAGAGTGGTTCGATCGAGCGGCGTCCCGGACGGATCGGACGGACGTCCTCGAGCAACTCGAAGGGGGACGGACCGGCGTCGTCGCCGTCGTCGACCGCGGCGAGGGGCCGACCGTCGGGCTCCGCGTCGACATCGACGCCCTCCCGATCACCGAGTCGTCCGACGAGGGGCACAGGCCGGCCGCGGAGGGCTTCCGCTCGGAGAACGAGGGGTTCATGCACGCCTGCGGCCACGACTCCCACATCACGTTCGGACTGGGGACGCTCCGGACGGTCGTCGCGAGCGATTTCAGTGGCACGTTCAAGGTGTTTTTCCAGCCGTCGGAGGAACTCCTCGGGGGCGGGAAGCCGATGGCCGCCGGCCCGCACGTCGACGACGTGGATCACTTGATCGGGGCGCACGTCGGACTCGACTACCCGACGGGGACCGTGGTCGCGGGCCTCGACGAGGCGCTCGCCTTCGCGCGGTTCGACGTCACCGTCAGGGGCGAATCCGCTCACGCGGGGTTGGCGCCCAACGAGGGCCGCAACGCGGTGCAAGCGCTCGTGACGGCGACGAGCAACGTCTACGGCATTCCGCGTCACAGAGACGGTGCCACCCGGGTCAACGTCGGCGAACTCGACTCCGAGAACGCCGCCAACGTGATCGCCGACGAGGCGACCGCGACGGTGGAAGTGCGAGGGGAGTCGAACGAACTGATGGAGTACATGCGCGACTCGGTCCGCCGACACGTCGACTCGGCGGCGGAAGCGCACGGCTGTGAGGCCGAGATATCGCTCATCGGCGAGTCGATCCGCGAGGACAGCGACGAAGAGCTGGTCGACCTCGTCGCCGGGATCGCGGGAGACACCGACGGCGTTTCCACGGTCCACCGACGCAGGAGCATCGGTGCGAGCGAGGACGCCACCTACCTCATGCGAGCCGTCAAGGACAACGGCGGGACGGCGTCCTACGTCGGAATCGGCGGCGGGAACCCCAGCGGACACCACACGCCGACGTTCGACGTCGACGAGGACTGCCTGCCCATCGGCGTCTCGGTCCTCTCGGAAGCCGTCCTCGACCTCCTGGGCGATCCGGTTTAG
- the gcvH gene encoding glycine cleavage system protein GcvH, with the protein MTYETPDELRYTDSHEWIDDRGDARRIGITDFAQDELGDVVFVELPAEGESLESGAACAVVESIKAVSDIYTPVSGTVTATNDAVLDQPELLNTDPYGEGWLFEIDGQVPEDALDADEYREQIE; encoded by the coding sequence ATGACGTACGAGACACCCGACGAGTTACGGTACACCGACTCACACGAATGGATCGACGACCGCGGAGACGCCCGACGGATCGGGATCACCGACTTCGCACAGGACGAACTCGGCGACGTCGTGTTCGTCGAACTCCCGGCGGAGGGCGAATCCCTCGAGAGCGGGGCGGCCTGCGCCGTCGTCGAGAGCATCAAGGCGGTCTCGGACATCTACACCCCGGTGTCGGGGACGGTGACCGCGACGAACGACGCCGTTCTCGACCAGCCGGAGCTGCTCAACACCGACCCGTACGGCGAGGGCTGGCTCTTCGAGATCGACGGACAGGTACCCGAGGACGCGCTCGACGCGGACGAATACCGCGAGCAGATCGAATGA
- a CDS encoding IclR family transcriptional regulator, translated as MPEHGRELTTTATSLRIVDAIKRLEGARMSEIATELGLANSTVHAHLATLRNHELVVKEGNEFHLGIKFFHLGEQARHRKPEYEIVRRHAHELSNRLNEEVAFAITEHGRSVIIFDENNDPAKEGFQVGRYFHMHNSASGKAMLAEFSRGRVDEVLERWGLPKETENTIQRAEELYDELERTRERGYSLNRQEALEGLMAVGMAITTPDGDVLGSLDVSGPPYRLSEEEIVPELREAVTQIEREIASR; from the coding sequence GTGCCAGAACACGGACGCGAGCTGACGACGACCGCCACCTCGCTTCGGATCGTCGACGCGATCAAGCGGCTGGAGGGAGCACGGATGAGCGAGATCGCCACGGAACTGGGGCTGGCCAACAGTACCGTCCACGCGCACCTGGCGACGCTTCGCAACCACGAACTCGTCGTGAAGGAGGGCAACGAGTTCCACCTGGGAATCAAGTTCTTCCACCTCGGCGAGCAGGCGCGGCACCGAAAGCCCGAGTACGAGATCGTCCGACGACACGCCCACGAACTGAGCAACCGCCTGAACGAGGAGGTCGCGTTCGCCATCACCGAGCACGGCCGGTCGGTCATCATCTTCGACGAGAACAACGATCCCGCGAAGGAGGGGTTTCAGGTGGGACGGTACTTCCACATGCACAACTCCGCGAGCGGCAAGGCGATGCTCGCGGAGTTCTCCCGCGGGCGCGTCGACGAGGTGCTGGAGCGGTGGGGGCTGCCGAAGGAGACGGAGAACACGATCCAGCGCGCCGAGGAACTCTACGACGAGTTGGAGCGGACCCGCGAACGGGGGTACTCGCTCAACCGACAGGAGGCCCTGGAGGGACTGATGGCCGTCGGGATGGCCATCACGACCCCCGACGGGGACGTACTGGGATCGCTCGACGTGTCGGGACCGCCGTACCGCCTCTCCGAGGAAGAGATCGTCCCCGAGCTGCGCGAGGCGGTGACCCAGATCGAACGGGAGATCGCCTCCCGGTGA
- a CDS encoding TorD/DmsD family molecular chaperone yields MATARARLYGLLAATFDGEAETTAAALERGTFAAVADAFPVDIETTGLCGDSHDADSLAIGYDNLFVVPGSHYVPPFASAHATEPSEEFESDSRYHTAGEAGELLGDPAAEMARLYAAAGFSPERGDDIPDHVAACFEFVRALCEREASLLEEGGSEAKLDAVRELQARTLSRLGWIDRFEEAVASRDTVEGVFAAIARLARTFTAWDAGEVVGTDPQASETTPS; encoded by the coding sequence ATGGCGACGGCGCGTGCCCGCCTGTACGGGCTGTTGGCCGCGACCTTCGACGGCGAGGCGGAGACGACCGCGGCCGCGCTCGAACGGGGGACGTTCGCGGCCGTCGCCGACGCGTTCCCGGTCGACATCGAGACGACCGGTCTGTGCGGCGACAGCCACGACGCCGACTCGCTGGCCATCGGGTACGACAACCTGTTCGTCGTGCCGGGGAGCCACTACGTCCCCCCGTTCGCGTCCGCCCACGCGACCGAGCCGAGCGAGGAGTTCGAGTCCGACTCGCGGTACCACACCGCCGGCGAGGCCGGCGAACTCCTCGGCGATCCGGCGGCCGAGATGGCGCGGTTGTACGCCGCCGCCGGGTTTTCGCCCGAGCGCGGGGACGACATCCCCGATCACGTGGCCGCGTGCTTCGAGTTCGTGCGCGCGCTGTGTGAACGGGAGGCGTCGCTCCTCGAGGAGGGCGGAAGCGAGGCGAAACTCGACGCGGTCCGCGAACTCCAGGCCCGGACGCTCTCGCGGCTGGGCTGGATCGACCGGTTCGAAGAGGCCGTCGCGAGCCGCGACACGGTCGAAGGCGTCTTCGCCGCGATCGCCCGTCTCGCGCGGACGTTCACCGCGTGGGACGCGGGGGAAGTCGTGGGAACCGATCCGCAGGCGTCCGAAACGACACCGTCGTGA